From the genome of Deferribacteraceae bacterium V6Fe1:
AATACGCTTAAAAATAGCACTGAGATGGATGCAATGGTGGCTTACCTTCAGGTACTTGGAACAGCTGTGGAAAGAAAATCCGTTATTACCGTTGACGAGTCAATGATTGAGGAAGTAAGCCCATTGTCCGGCAATAAAGAAGCAGTTTTGAAGGGGCAAAGACTCTATAAGGCCGAATGTGCAGGATGTCATGGTCAAAATGCGCAAGGCAATATAGGTGGCTCTCTGGTGGATTATGCTTCGGCCGAAAGTCCTGACAGGGATACTTATTTGACAATTGCAAACGGTTTTGAAGGTGCGATGCCCGGATTTGCCGCTAAATATGACAAAGAAGAAATTTGGTCATTGGTAGAGTACATTAAAAGTTTAAAAAAATAGGGGGCTTAAATGTACAAAGAAGAATTTGATGATCTTGAAAAATTTGAAAGGGAAGATACAAAGCATAAATTGCCTTTGGGATGGCTTATCCTTTATATCGGGCTTATTATCTTCGGCATCTTTTACACATATATGTACACACCTGCATTTACAGGGTGGACACAAAGCAAGGCAATTGAGGAGACTTTAAATAAGTAAACTTGTAATATGAGGGGAGATCTTATCCCCTCATATCTCTTAAAGGAGTGAACCATGCCCGGTGACTTGTTAGCATATCTTGTTTTTGGAATCGGACTCGTTGTCCTATTTATCTGGATAGTAATTTACTATTATTCAAAAAAAAGGCATGACCGGATAGAAGAAGCAAAATATAAAATGCTGGAAGACGATGACGAATAATTTTCAATTTTACAGACGGATAGTCAGGACAATATTGGTAATCTTGGGGGTAACTTTACCTTTTATTAAGATAAATGGCGACCACCTATTGATTTTCAATATTTACACATTTGAGTTTCATATATTTGGGCTTTCACTACAGATAAATCAATTTTTGCCACTTTTGGCATTATTCCTATTTTTAACGTTTCTGTTTTTATATCTCACCGTTACATTCGGAAGGATATGGTGCGGCTGGCTTTGCCCCCAGTCCGTTTCAATGGAGCTGACTTCATTTATGCAAAATCTTAATAAAGGTAGCCTACCGATAAAGACCTTCAAAATATTGTTTTTATACCTTTTATCTGTATTGATAGCAGCAAATATCCTACTTTACTTTATACCATACGAAATATTTTTTGACCGTTTATTCGGCAACGAATTTAGTAAAGGGATTCTTACTGCACTTCTAACGTTAGGCACACTTCTGTTTTTAAACTTCTGGCTTGTAAGGTATAGATTTTGTGCAACTGTTTGTCCTTATTCAATGCTTCAATCGATGTTATTTGACAAACATACGTTGGCAGTATGGATGATCCCTGAGAGAAGGGCTGAATGCATCAACTGTCTAAGCTGTGTCAAGGTATGCTCAACCGAAATAGATATCAGGCAAGGGCAAAACTCCGCATGCATAAACTGCGCAAAGTGTATAGATGCTTGTGCCAAAGTAATGGGGAAATTAGGGAAAAAATCTCTCTTTGCATACAGATTTGGTGAGGGGAACAAAAAAAGATTTACACGGTTTTCTTCCGCCGTGTCACTTGTGCTTACTTTAGTGTCTTTTTTTATCTTTATTTTGGTGGCCCTTTCCACGAAAAATGTACAAGTGGAAGTAATACCTTACCAGAAATTTTTACCAAGGAATATCGATGATTTCGCGGCTAATGGATATGTGCTTGTAGTTGAAAACGGGGACAACAAAGATAAAACTATTGCTATTGAAATAGAAGATTTAAGCGGATACGAAATAACGCCGAATAGCATCTTTAAAGTAAAGCCAAAGTCAAAAAATGACTTTACCTTCTTTATCAAACTAAAGAAAGATTTACTTGAAAATAGTCCTATACTTAATTTAAAATTAAAAATAGTTAACAAGGAAGATAATGCTATACAGATAAAAACTATAAGTTTTAGAAGACCTATTACATCAAGGAGAAGTAAAAAATGAGAATGATGATGGCGTTACTAATTGTCGGATTTGCACTGCTTGGGTCTTCATTTTATTTTGGCAACAAATATTTTGATGGCAAAGTAACTGACAAGCCATACATTGAAGCTTCACAATATGACCAAAAGAAAAAAATCATAAATCAACACTCGCTAAGCCTTGAAATATTAAATGTAGCAAAGGTGGATGACAAATATAAAATCTGCTTTACTATAAACGGCGAGGTAAGCAGACCTTTTCCCATTGAAAGAGTTGAAATATTCAGACCCGGCGGTGGTGAAACAATCAGACCCGAAATAAATATTAAAAACAGAGTTTGCACTGTGAATGTCGGATTAAAACAAGGGTATTATATTTTAAAGGTACTTTTAAAAATGCAGCAGATAGTCGAGCTCGAAAAGACACTTTATATAAAGTAGGAGGTTTTTATGAAAAAAGGTACAATAGTTATGATTTTATCTCTTATAGCAATGCTACTTATCCCACTTTTGCTTGCAATGTACATAAAATGAGTTCCCTTTTCTTTTTAGTGCCAATAAGTCTTATTTTAGGGATTATTGCACTGTTACTCTTTTTCTGGGCGGCTAAGGATAAGCAATTTGATGATATTGAGGGACCAAAGTATAGAATGTTAGATGACGACGACGAATAGTACCGTTGAATGCAGCCACTGCTTATTAAAATTCAATAAAAATACCGCTATTACCGAAACAGAAAAAGGGGAAACTCTTCACTTCTGCTGCCCGGGGTGTCAAAGTGTTTACCATATTATTAAAGATGGAGGGTTTGATAGCTTTTATAAAAAAAGACGAGATTACAGGCCTGGCCCACCTGAGCTTGCTCTCATAAGTGATGAGCTTTTTTTAGATGATATAATTGAGCATGAAAGTTACTCCGAAATAGAATTTATTGCCACAAATATAAGATGTGCTGCATGTATCTGGCTTATAGAAAATTATCTTTCAAAACTTAGCGGCATAAGATATGTAAGGGCAAACTACGCTACTCACAAAGTAAAAATTCAATGGGATAAGACCGCAATAACCCTTAATGAAATACTAAACGGCATCGCAAATCTTGGTTATACACCTGTGCCTGTGTCAGCTATGTCATCCTCAGATTATTTTGAAAAATTGAAAAAATCTTACTTCTATAAATTCAGCATAGGCGCCTTTTTTACAATGCAGATTATGATTTATTCTGTCGCCCTTTATGCCGGATATTTTCAAGGGATTGACGAAAGTTTAAAAGAGATGTTTAAATTTATAGCTATGCTCCTTGCTACCCCTGTAGTATTTTACTCGGGGCTCCCCTTTGCCAGCAACTCAATAAAATCTCTGAAAACAAAGACTCTAAATATGGATACACTCGTATTTTTAGGGTCATATTCAGCTTACTTTTACAGTGTATTTGGGGTTTTTACACAAGGAGAGATATATTTTGACACGTCTGCGATGATAATAACATTAATATTGCTTGGAAGATATATCGAAACGGAAGCCAAAATAAAGGCGTCAAAAGAGATTAGTTTACTGTTCAACCTGCAGCCAAAGCAAGCTAAACTGTTCAAATATTTTAATAAAAATGACTATATCTGTGGAAAATTAAAACCTATGATTGTAAAAGTTTCATCCATTAAAAAAGGGGATATTTTGGAAGTACTGCCAGGTGAGAATATCCCTGTTGACGGTAAGGTTATCTATGGTGAAAGCGAAGTAAATGAGGCTATGTTTACCGGAGAAAGTGTGCCTGTTTTGAAAAAGCAGGAAAGTGATGTTATTAGTGGCACAAACAATTTAAACGGGACACTTATAATTGAAGCGACAAAAAGCAGCAAAGAATCTTCCTTAAGTAAAATAGCAGAGGCTATAAAATCGGCTCAGGAAAGTAAATTTTACTTTCAAAAGCTTGCCGATAAAATAACTGTTTTCTTTGTCCCTACGGTAATAGCAATTGCCTTTGCTACATTTTTATACTGGTTTAACCACAGTAGCAGTTTTGTCACATCTTTTATGAATGCAGTGTCCGTATTGGTTATTGCCTGCCCATGCGCAATGGGGCTTGCCACGCCACTTGCAATTTTAGTCGCAACATCAACGGCATTTAAAAAAGGTATCCTTATCAAAGAAGGCTCCATATTGGAAAATGCCTCAAGGGTAAAAGCAGTCTTTTTCGACAAAACAGGCACCATTACGGAAGGGGTGCCAAAGATTGTCAATATAAAGTCTTATGACAATAATTTTGATACCCTAAAAATTGCCGCATCGTTAGAAAGATTTTCTAAGCATATCCTGGCCAAAAGTATAGTCTCGCAATATACCGAAGGGTTTGAAAAGGTAACTGACGTAAAGGAGATACCGGGGCAAGGGATGTTAGGAAATATTAATACAAATATTCAGGCTGCTGTTGGGAATATGCTTCTTTTTAACAACTTGGGGATAAATATTGATACTACAGTCAAAAACGATTTGGAGTCTCTTACTTCAAAAGGGTATACAAATATTTTGGTTGCTTACGATAAAAAAATTATCGGTATCATTTCACTGTTTGACAATGTAAAAGAGTCTTTCGGAGAAATTTACACTTTTCTCACCAAAAAGCATATTGAAATTAATGTAATAACCGGGGATACCAAGGAAACATCCGAGAACGTATTGAGAGGTTTTCCAAATATTAAAATATTAAGCTCTTTAAGCCCCTTAGAAAAGGTTGAAGTAATAAAGAATAACTTGCACAAATTTCCCATAATGATTGGGGACGGGATAAACGATGCACCTTCACTCAAGCAGGCATTTATCGGAATAGGTATGGGAAAAGGTACAGAGATTGCCCTTGAAAGCTCCGATGCTGTCTTTGTCAACAGCAACCTTTTGCTGCTTAAAGATTTTCTTATCTTGTCAAAAAAAACAAGAAGTA
Proteins encoded in this window:
- a CDS encoding heavy metal translocating P-type ATPase — its product is MTTTNSTVECSHCLLKFNKNTAITETEKGETLHFCCPGCQSVYHIIKDGGFDSFYKKRRDYRPGPPELALISDELFLDDIIEHESYSEIEFIATNIRCAACIWLIENYLSKLSGIRYVRANYATHKVKIQWDKTAITLNEILNGIANLGYTPVPVSAMSSSDYFEKLKKSYFYKFSIGAFFTMQIMIYSVALYAGYFQGIDESLKEMFKFIAMLLATPVVFYSGLPFASNSIKSLKTKTLNMDTLVFLGSYSAYFYSVFGVFTQGEIYFDTSAMIITLILLGRYIETEAKIKASKEISLLFNLQPKQAKLFKYFNKNDYICGKLKPMIVKVSSIKKGDILEVLPGENIPVDGKVIYGESEVNEAMFTGESVPVLKKQESDVISGTNNLNGTLIIEATKSSKESSLSKIAEAIKSAQESKFYFQKLADKITVFFVPTVIAIAFATFLYWFNHSSSFVTSFMNAVSVLVIACPCAMGLATPLAILVATSTAFKKGILIKEGSILENASRVKAVFFDKTGTITEGVPKIVNIKSYDNNFDTLKIAASLERFSKHILAKSIVSQYTEGFEKVTDVKEIPGQGMLGNINTNIQAAVGNMLLFNNLGINIDTTVKNDLESLTSKGYTNILVAYDKKIIGIISLFDNVKESFGEIYTFLTKKHIEINVITGDTKETSENVLRGFPNIKILSSLSPLEKVEVIKNNLHKFPIMIGDGINDAPSLKQAFIGIGMGKGTEIALESSDAVFVNSNLLLLKDFLILSKKTRSIIIENLFWAFSYNFVTIPLAISGKIHPVFSAVLMSISSLIVVFNSLRIKTLSR
- a CDS encoding CcoQ/FixQ family Cbb3-type cytochrome c oxidase assembly chaperone, whose amino-acid sequence is MPGDLLAYLVFGIGLVVLFIWIVIYYYSKKRHDRIEEAKYKMLEDDDE
- a CDS encoding 4Fe-4S binding protein encodes the protein MTNNFQFYRRIVRTILVILGVTLPFIKINGDHLLIFNIYTFEFHIFGLSLQINQFLPLLALFLFLTFLFLYLTVTFGRIWCGWLCPQSVSMELTSFMQNLNKGSLPIKTFKILFLYLLSVLIAANILLYFIPYEIFFDRLFGNEFSKGILTALLTLGTLLFLNFWLVRYRFCATVCPYSMLQSMLFDKHTLAVWMIPERRAECINCLSCVKVCSTEIDIRQGQNSACINCAKCIDACAKVMGKLGKKSLFAYRFGEGNKKRFTRFSSAVSLVLTLVSFFIFILVALSTKNVQVEVIPYQKFLPRNIDDFAANGYVLVVENGDNKDKTIAIEIEDLSGYEITPNSIFKVKPKSKNDFTFFIKLKKDLLENSPILNLKLKIVNKEDNAIQIKTISFRRPITSRRSKK
- the ccoS gene encoding cbb3-type cytochrome oxidase assembly protein CcoS is translated as MSSLFFLVPISLILGIIALLLFFWAAKDKQFDDIEGPKYRMLDDDDE